One window from the genome of Colletotrichum higginsianum IMI 349063 chromosome 12, whole genome shotgun sequence encodes:
- a CDS encoding Chitinase, translating into MGGTIDWAVDLAKYQGPPSYDVEGIDLNLSWLQVKANTNSRGTATCDETSRTGDWINKSCREDEVVDFDEFTPKDRWKALECQAAWDDVIQYWYTCARTGSSLDFPQVVAKFLRLQPNTTLNNYYASVKEAGTEVERSKETFIGTFAPKADDDGKVLTLLLSILQIPISIAGAWFFARTFFEMPVFAKNLDGNEKDALEDSVMGLIGVGFNVVKEALKSAADNREEIAFEDIYESIVGKWQDQVDKFPYKIFDGSTESINALTAMFKDGKMITGLNDGNPDDDSNDGHTDNWNRGMSPERAFYASAIPAAWTANNQAPVIADFGQTCEIDARGHFPTKPENYNKGWRCTNGHSYILATA; encoded by the exons ATGGGTGGCACCATCGACTGGGCAGTCGATCTTGCGAAGTACCAGGGCCCGCCCTCGTACGATGTAGAAGGCATCGACCTGAATCTCAGCTGGTTACAGGTTAAAGCCAATACCAATTCAAGAGGGACAGCCACCTGCGACGAGACATCGCGAACCGGTGACTGGATCAACAAGTCCTGCAGGGAAGACGAGGTTGTCGACTTTGACGAATTCACCCCCAAAGACCGATGGAAGGCGCTCGAATGCCAAGCCGCCTGGGACGACGTGATCCAGTACTGGTACACCTGTGCCAGGACTGGATCTAGTCTCGACTTTCCTCAAGTCGTGGCAAAGTTCCTTCGCTTGCAACCCAACACC ACACTGAACAACTACTACGCGTCCGTGAAAGAAGCGGGGACCGAAGTCGAACGGTCGAAAGAAACATTCATTGGAACATTCGCTCCgaaggccgacgacgatggcaaGGTGCTCACTCTCCTTCTATCCATTCTCCAGATCCCCATCAGCATCGCTGGTGCGTGGTTCTTCGCAAGAA CCTTCTTTGAGATGCCCGTCTTCGCTAAAAATCTGGATGGGAACGAAAAAGACGCGCTCGAAGACAGTGTTATGGGACTCATTGGCGTGGGTTTCAAtgtcgtcaaggaggccctAAA GTCCGCTGCTGATAATAGAGAAGAGATTGCCTTCGAAGACATCTACGAAAGCATTGTCGGCAAGTGGCAGGATCAAGTCGACAAATTTCCGTACAAGATATTCGACGGGAGTACCGAAAGCATCAACGCCCTCACCGCCATGTTCAAGGACGGGAAGATGATTACGGGCCTAAACGATGGAAATCCCGATGATGACTCCAATGATGGTCACACCGACAACTGGAACAGAGGGATGTCTCCTGAGAGAGCCTTCTACGCCTCAGCCATCCCGGCCGCCTGGACGGCCAATAACCAGGCACCGGTGATTGCCGACTTTGGCCAGACTTGCGAGATCGACGCAAGAGGTCACTTCCCCACTAAGCCCGAGAACTACAACAAGGGCTGGAGATGCACCAACGGGCACTCTTACATTCTCGCTACGGCTTGA
- a CDS encoding LysM domain-containing protein: MRLLLVFLALFLSISVRVSGQDQNRKLPADLQVNLLFPRANETYAPTQWFPIIFDITNLDAVWPLDVYVDIEIYSMSWRINNTGSSSWQDVAPRINKALLAEAFNSTTPGQQFFHTPLVNMTNGTTDQYAIRWALSLEPRCFHDGSVEEKGWSNRPENGGSRVVMFSSAPGAQVPDIESAVDACPESDQENSVAVRITDVKYPNGLLDEDGQKQTCPVFDTSIEPEQCAYKSLASELATNISTKILEQMGCEEGTWQNITAPCQKKRSAGSPRNPNSGMSWAPLALILVMVKILN, translated from the coding sequence ATGCGGTTGTTACTGGTTTTCCTCGCCTTGTTTCTCTCCATTTCCGTTAGAGTGTCAGGTCAGGACCAAAACAGAAAGTTGCCCGCTGACCTCCAGGTCAACCTCCTCTTTCCACGCGCAAACGAGACATACGCGCCTACACAATGGTTTCCCATCATATTCGATATCACGAACCTCGATGCCGTCTGGCCGCTCGACGTGTACGTGGATATTGAAATCTACAGCATGTCCTGGAGAATTAACAACACCGGGTCCTCCTCCTGGCAGGACGTGGCCCCGCGAATCAACAAAGCCCTCCTGGCGGAAGCCTTCAATTCAACCACACCGGGCCAGCAATTCTTCCACACTCCTCTTGTCAACATGACAAATGGCACGACAGATCAGTATGCCATCAGATGGGCACTCAGTCTCGAGCCCCGATGTTTTCACGATGGATCTGTTGAAGAGAAGGGCTGGTCAAACCGGCCTGAAAACGGCGGCAGCCGCGTTGTCATGTTTAGTTCGGCGCCTGGTGCCCAGGTGCCCGACATTGAGTCTGCCGTAGACGCCTGCCCAGAGTCTGACCAAGAGAACTCGGTGGCCGTGCGTATTACCGACGTGAAGTATCCAAACGGTCTGCTGGACGAAGACGGGCAGAAACAGACATGTCCAGTTTTTGATACAAGTATCGAGCCGGAGCAATGTGCCTACAAGTCGTTAGCCAGCGAGCTTGCTACAAACATCTCGACCAAGATACTGGAACAAATGGGATGCGAAGAAGGTACATGGCAGAACATCACGGCGCCCTGTcagaaaaaaagaagcgCAGGTTCGCCTCGAAACCCGAATTCTGGGATGAGCTGGGCTCCGCTGGCCCTCATTTTAGTCATGGTGAAGATTTTAAATTAG
- a CDS encoding Ulp1 protease family protein: MTSTSAVALQHSLESLNKLTHDLDLLQDLDDQLICQWEQLEKSFIDANAENDDNNDDGHVPQQQKQQQQQEQVQQRRLPHFQLWAFLYVSPSVLARVCKLLFDDANTGDPHTSAARRIRSTLKAVASSFSLDPAVLYFLFGTDVVLNLTFVEALRNLRKAFPHVSMEQVLTRFHVAKSTSHDDLLPSENIDKAPVNKGGRKYESVARQSLRVALESYDANIWPKRKLAKTPNAGDAAYRGASINQVPKTPDRPNPNPNPRENEPAIQQEVPNDANKYQVSADQGVETNMLESDADVLGPNTGEPYDQSSFSGESDDEVITSPPFHHPKVNRRSLSRAPSLSSIEEITEMENDAPDTEQGRGDTNPSLNSRLLMFPFSPDVLKADNTRSSPCVKRLPDHIITNRRRRWSGSPDAVEDADTSTKRCRLESASTHADESFQFQFALSSLARESDQKHSASPPIIVNSHPAATSFPAIADPSSPRLGPGDNHPPKLAPETKRLPRRNLADLLDCQRRFLPGKWFNDSIINTTTYTLQSDTVSILETSVLASSLLQPVHDANQSHWVLYRYLPGPRLLHVYDSLGNESTKSDITVHNVVPFLKWLYKFDAAPSISTIKGPIQPNSTDCGVYVLAATAIIARNDATSCEADPCLPDAFDDAFVRMYLRSRFLTTSPSEPLADGRGAGRLRRIPSQLGKVSNRLNNKICIKTLFVIFYRDSHVGVSKRAVTFHWHRVNVPRTGLDALVDGSTIVSYLSKRKPGHDFELKCGCTDEPNFCRHRLLFRIRGTAALKQADQVLGLIPSLAVALGLLDQSVELVPVQRRAVVMVWTEANADGEDPKMQVRRASDGKAVKIDVGGELGTDLLAEPAPANACRGENVDTHGDLGLERVVEHEEVGLGAERGPRVPGLVQQIKPTAAHNGLGCDGEVSLACDTDIAVK, encoded by the exons ATGACATCCACCAGTGCTGTAGCGCTGCAGCACTCCCTCGAGTCTCTCAACAAACTCACACATGACCTCGATCTCCTGCAAGACCTCGACGATCAGCTGATCTGTCAATGGGAACAGCTCGAGAAATCGTTCATCGATGCCAATGCCGAAAACGACGACAATAATGACGATGGCCATGTTCCCCAgcaacaaaaacaacaacaacaacaagagcAGGTGCAGCAAAGACGGTTACCGCACTTCCAGCTTTGGGCCTTCCTCTACGTTTCTCCCTCTGTCTTGGCCAGGGTCTGCAAGCTTCTTTTTGACGACGCAAACACAGGGGACCCTCACACCAGTGCTGCTCGCCGCATCCGCTCCACGCTGAAGGCTGTGGCAAGTTCATTCAGTCTCGACCCGGCCGTGCTGTACTTCTTGTTCGGCACTGACGTCGTATTGAACCTCACGTTCGTCGAAGCATTACGAAATCTCCGCAAAGCCTTCCCGCATGTCTCAATGGAACAAGTGTTGACCCGTTTTCACGTGGCCAAGTCTACATCACACGACGACCTTCTCCCAAGCGAAAATATCGACAAGGCACCTGTGAATAAAGGTGGGCGAAAGTACGAGTCGGTGGCTAGGCAAAGTCTTCGGGTGGCCCTTGAGTCCT ATGACGCCAACATTTGGCCAAAGAGAAAGCTCGCGAAGACGCCAAACGCCGGGGACGCAGCCTACCGCGGCGCATCCATCAATCAGGTGCCCAAGACTCCAGACAGGCCCAACCCCAACCCCAACCCCAGAGAGAATGAGCCCGCCATTCAGCAAGAGGTGCCCAACGATGCGAACAAGTATCAGGTCAGTGCAGATCAAGGTGTTGAAACCAACATGCTCGAATCAGACGCCGATGTCTTGGGTCCCAACACCGGCGAGCCCTACGACCAATCGTCTTTCTCTGGAGagtcggacgacgaggtcatcacaTCGCCGCCGTTTCACCACCCCAAGGTCAACAGACGATCCCTGAGCCGGGCTCCAAGTCTCAGTAGTATTGAAGAGATCACCGAAATGGAAAACGATGCCCCCGACACGgagcaaggccgaggagacaCCAACCCGTCGCTCAATAGCCGGCTTCTCATGTTCCCTTTCTCACCAGACGTGCTTAAAGCCGACAACACCCGTTCGTCGCCGTGCGTCAAACGACTCCCAGACCACATTATCACCAAcaggcgccgccgttggtCTGGCTCACCCGACGCAGTCGAAGACGCCGACACTTCGACGAAGCGGTGTAGGCTAGAAAGTGCCAGCACACATGCAGACGAGTCTTTCCAGTTCCAGTTTGCCCTCTCTTCCCTGGCTCGAGAGTCGGACCAAAAGCATTCAGCCTCCCCTCCGATCATCGTTAACTCTCATCCAGCTGCAACTAGTTTTCCTGCCATTGCTGATCCTTCTTCCCCGCGTCTTGGTCCTGGCGACAATCATCCTCCAAAGTTGGCGCCCGAAACCAAGCGACTCCCGCGTCGAAATCTCGCAGATCTGCTCGACTGCCAGCGCCGATTTCTACCTGGCAAGTGGTTCAATGAttccatcatcaacaccactaCCTACACCTTGCAAAGTGATACGGTTAGCATCCTCGAGACAAGCGTTCTGGCAAGCT CCTTGCTGCAGCCGGTACACGACGCGAACCAAAGTCATTGGGTTTTGTATCGATATCTCCCCGGCCCCCGCTTGCTGCATGTGTACGACTCGCTTGGAAACGAAAGTACAAAGTCTGATATTACGGTTCACAATGTCGTGCCATTTCTGAAGTGGTTGTATAAGTTCGATGCTGCACCAAGCATCAGCACGATCAAG GGTCCCATCCAGCCAAATTCCACTGACTGCGGCGTCTACGTCTTGGCTGCTACCGCTATCATCGCCCGCAACGATGCTACTTCATGCGAAGCCGACCCATGCCTACCCGACGCGTTTGACGATGCGTTCGTCCGCATGTACTTGCGCAGCAGGTTTCTTACAACGAGCCCAAGCGAGC CACTCGCCGATGGGCGGGGAGCTGGCCGACTTCGCCGCATACCGAGCCAGCTTGGAAAGGTCTCCAACCG GCTCAATAATAAAATCTGCATCAAGACTTTGTTTGTCATCTTTTATCGTGATAGTCATGTCGGAGTTTCGAAACGAGCTGTCACGTTTCATTGGCATAGAGTAAATGTCCCTCGCACAggccttgacgccctcgtcgacggctcTACCATTGTATCGTACCTCTCGAAGCGGAAACCTGGCCATGACTTCGAACTCAAATGCGGCTGCACGGATGAGCCAAACTTCTGCAGGCACCGGCTTCTCTTTCGAATCCGTGGTACAGCGGCCCTGAAGCAGGCTGACCAGGTGCTCGGGTTGATCCCGAGCCTCGCCGTAGCTCTGGGATTACTTGACCAGAGTGTAGAACTGGTTCCAGTCCAGAGGCGCGCGGTCGTTATGGTCTGGACCGAAGCGAACGCTGATGGTGAAGACCCAAAAATGCAGGTGCGCCGTGCCAGCGACGGGAAGGCCGTGAAGAtcgacgtcggcggagaGCTCGGCACTGATTTGCTTGCTGAACCAGCCCCAGCCAATGCGTGTCGAGGCGAAAACGTTGACACCCACGGTGACCTGGGATTGGAAAGGGTCGTAGAACATGAGGAAGTTGGCTTAGGCGCTGAACGAGGCCCGCGTGTCCCCGGATTGGTACAGCAGATCAAGCCTACCGCCGCCCACAATGGCCTGGGGTGTGATGGCGAAGTAAGCCTCGCCTGTGATACTGATATCGCTGTCAAATGA